The genomic interval TCAGAACATGAAGGGTCTACTTTTTATACCGTCATCCCGGGATCGGAAAAACGGCCTACCAACAGCAGCGTATATTTTAAACACGATGGTGCGATCGTCATTTGTAACAGCCTGCCTTTTACCTTTGACTATTCCGCCTTCGATCCTGACGGCGATAGCCTTACCTACACTCTCTGTAATGCCCTTACGGGCGGTTCTACACGCAGTGAAGGCGTAGCCGCCAATCCGCCGCCCTACAATTCCATCGTCAATTATGTCACGCCATATTCAGGCACTAATCCCATGGGCGGCTCTCCACAGATCTCCATAGACAATAAGGGTATACTGCGAGGTACGCCTAACCGTGAAGGCAAGTTCGTTATCTCCGTTTGTGTAAATGAATATGACAGGCGCACCAAGATGCTGCTGGGCACACACCAGAAAGATCTGCTGCTGACGGTCTTCAATTGCAAAACCAATATACAGGCCGGCTTCCCTTCTGTACTGATGAACTGTATAGCCAGTCCTGAACTGAAAGTCACCATTCCCAATTACAGCAATGCAGGTTTTACCTCCAGCTATTACTGGGATTTTGGTGATGGTACAGACACTACCACCTTCGACAAGACCGTCTTCGATCACCTGTACCCTGATACCGGCATTTACAAGCTCAAACTGGTCGTAAACCGCGGGCTCTCCTGCACCGACAGTGTAACGGGCTTCGTACACAATTATCCGGGCTTAAAAGCGGATTTCAGCGTGGAAGGTCTCTGTCGGGGAGAACCGATCCGCTTTAACGATATTTCTTCCTATACCTATGGCAAAATTACCAGCAGACGCTGGGACATTGGTATACCCGACGCCGCGCAACCTACCAGCGCTGTCAGCACCCAGCTCAATTATGTTTACCAGAAGGGTGGCACGTATACGGTCACACTCTCCCTGCTTACTGACCGATCGTGCAGTGCCACGGTGTCGAAGGAAGTGATCGTTTATGAAGTGAATCCTTTTGCCGGGAATGATACCATTCTGGCCAAAGGCCAGTCCCTGCAACTGAATGCCAGCGGAGGGGATTTCTATGCCTGGTCGCCAGCCACCGGTTTGAACAACATCAACATTCCGGACCCTGTTGCCAGCGGCAACCAGGATATCACCTACCTCCTGAAGGTGTCCAATTCCCAGGGATGCTCCGGCCACGATTCTATCAGCGTGAAGTATTACGCTGGTCCGGAGGTATACGTCCCTACCGCCTTCAGTCCCAATGGCGATGGGCAAAATGACCGTTTCCGCTTCATCCCGGTAGGGATCACCGAATATGAATACTTCCGCATTTTCAATCGCTGGGGGCAGGAAGTATTTTCTTCCACCGACTTCCGCAGCGGATGGGACGGCACCATCAAAGGCACGCCTGCGCCGGTAGACACCTACATCTGGATACTGGCCGGAAAAGATTTAACCGGTAAAAGCATTTTAAAGAAAGGCACTGTAACTTTGGTGAAATAAAATCGGGTTATGGCAATAGTTTTAATTACCGGAGCTACCTCTGGCTTCGGTGAAGCATGCGCAAAGAAGTTCGCAGCGAATGGATATGATCTAATTATCACCGGAAGAAGACAGGAAAGACTAACAACATTACAGGAACAGTTGCAGCAGGAACATAAGATTGCCGTACTCCCTCTTTGTTTTGATGTAAGAGATCAGCAGGCTGTCAATACCATATTGGGCAATATACCCGATAAATGGAAGGCTGTCAGCATCCTTGTCAATAACGCCGGACTGGCGCTCGGCATGAGTAGCATCGAAGACGGCGACGTGTCTGACTGGGACACCATGATCGATACCAACGTAAAAGGCCTGCTTTATGTGTCCAGGGTGGTGATACCCTGGCTCAAGGAACAGGGAAAAGGACATATCATTAACCTGGGCTCTACTGCCGCCAAACAGGTTTATGCAAAAGGACATGTATACTGTGCTACCAAAGCCGCGGTGGATTCCATCTCTCAGGGTATGCGTATAGACCTGCTTCCCTACCGTATCAAGGTGACGGCGGTACATCCCGGAGCAGCAGCTACCGAGTTTTCAGAAGTACGTTTTAAAGGCGATAAGGAAAAGGCCGACAGCATCTATAAAGGCTTCCAGCCACTCACAGGTGAGGATGTAGCAGATACTATTTACTATTGCGCTACCCTGCCCCCACATGTATGCATCAACGATCTGGTGATGACCTGTGTACAACAGGCCAACGCTTATTACTTTGATAAAGAATAAAAAAAACTCATATAACACTTAGATGTTATTTCGAATACAATGTTTTGTATTTATATTTGAAACAATTAACGTATATGAGGGGCTATGTGTGATGTAAGTAATTGAGGAGTGCTGCTTTATACCTCCACGCGGAGGTGAGAACCTAACTAACTATTTAACGTTTTGACAATGCCGACTATCTATCCTAAAAAACCATATCCCTATGCTTACATTTGCAACACTGTATTTGTTGCGCCTTTACTATCCCAGGTGGAAAGCAGAATGGCGCTTCTACTCCGACAGATCTAAAAGGAATAACTACGGTCGCTGGGCAACTCGCCAGGATTGGGCCGGAGCTTTTAGTTACTGAGAAATGAATCTAATCCCGCCGGTGTAAGCCGGCGGGATTTTTTTATACCATCCTTATTCATGCAACAGCTTACATCGTACCTGCTGTAACGCTCCTTCCCGCTGCGTATACGCCACCAGCACAGTATGATCATCCAATCCCTTTATCACCGGATAGCACGCATAAACAGAATCGGGCGTCAGCAGGCCTGTATCCAGTACTTTCCCTGCTCTATCCCTCAGCTGAAAACCTACGCGGCTGTTAAACGTATTTTTCACCTTTACCGGCTCATCCCATACCAGCATGATCTTATCATCAGCCAGCGCCGTGATCTGCGGATGTTTTGCCAATGGCAGCGAACTCACTTTCTGCTTATGGGTATAGGTCTGACCGTTATCTGCCGACTGGCAATAATAAACGCCTTCTCCTCCACCCATCGTAAACCAGGTAAAATGCATACCGTCTTTGTTCTTCACCATGGCCGGGCCGGTATGCGGGCAACCTCTCACCACCCAGTTATCTGCACTGATCCTGTTCATTGTCGAGAAAGAGGCGCCTCTGTCAGTGGATACCATATGCACCATATCGCGGATCGAGTCATTGATAATATCTCTGAAAGCGATATGAATACCGCCGTCTCCGTCTGTATAGAGATCTGTTCTGCAACATTGGCAAACAGTTTCCGCTAATGCCTTTTCCTGTTTAAAACCGTCATGGCCGGCTGTAACGGCAAAATAAAGGGAAGAGCCTTCCGCATCTATGTCCTTCCTGTTGTCCAGCCAGATAGCGGCTGCTTCGCCATCAGGCAACAGCGCGATATCAAAATACCGCTGATCATAACTACCTGTATCTGTTACCAGGGCCTGGGCAGGCAACCAGCTTTTTCCTCCGTTCAGGGACCGTGTATAAAATACCCTTCCTGCATATTTGTTACGGGCATCATTCTGCTCTACACCATAGATAGCAATGATCTCTCCATCGGGTTTGAATACCATCTTAGGCATGTTCTCTGCATGCGGCAATATGCCATTGGCGGTAGGCACCCGTTGCGGTATGGAAAATGTATTGCCTTTATCAGCAGATACCGCATAATACAAGGTACCTGTATCAGCGCCCGGAGCTGCTTCCACCCAGCTGATCACCGTTTTACCATCTGTAGTAGTGGTCAGGTACGGACAGGAAGCGTCCTGCGCCGGCTGAGACAGCACCTGCATTTTTTCCTTCCTGCTGTTACATGCTACTGTGCAAACTGCCAGTAATATCATCCATTGTCTGATCGCCATCGAAAATTAGTTTTTACCATTAAATGTATAAGCAACACCTATGTTGAATGTACGCTTCGGGCCTGGTCTGTAAGTAGTACTGTAAGCCGTTTTCTCCGCTGTTGTAGCATATATCACATCTGCCGCATTACGACAGTTCAGCCAGCATTCGAATTGCTTCCAGTTGTAACCTGTACGGAAGTTCAGCAGGTCATAACCGCCGTAGTAGCGTGTATTCTGCGGATCCATATAGTAACGGCTTACATGTTGCCACTCTCCTCCCAGGCGGAAGCCACGCAGGAAAGCAGGTTTCCAGGTGATCTCCGTATTGGTGATGACTTTTGGTGCACCACTCATCTGGTTATGATCATAGCTTACACCTTTTTCCACATAATCGTTGAAAAAGTGTTCTGCATATTGACCGCTGCAACGGATCCATAATGAACGGATGGGCGTATAACGCACATTCCATTCTATGCCTCTGTGTGTGGTACGACCAGTGTTACGGTTCTCATAAGAACCATCATCGAGTTTCACACTGATGATCTCATTTGTACCCTGCATATTGTATACACCTACATCCACATAGCCCTTATCATTCGCAAAACCAAACCAGCCGCCTGCTTCATAATTGCGATATGTAGCAGGTTCCAGCACGGGTACTTTCACCCCTCTGTACAATTCAGAGATATTAGGCGGTGCAAAACCTACGCTGTAGTTGGCATACATGCCACGGTTCTTTCCAAAATCGTATGTCAGGCCTACTTTTGGTGTCAGTGCATTAAAGTTGTTCCGTTCATCGGGAGCGCCTGTGAATGCAGAAGGCGTAAGGTGGTTATCAAAATCATAGTCCATCCTGTCGTAACGGAGCGCAGCTACCAGTTTTACCCCACGCAATAATTCCATATCGAACTGCGCATAGGCGGCCGTATTCAGCAGGCCTACGTTGTAATCTGTCAGTAAAGAATCTCTTTTAGTATAACCTGTATAATAACCTGCAGCATCGCGGGTAATATCTATAAATTCTGAGTAATACGCTGCAGGACTATAGTCTGCGCTTACGCCTGCAATTAAAGATGCATGCTGCCAGGGAAATTGCTTCTTATGTTGTATGATCAATCCATAACTGTTAAAGCTGTCGTCATTGATCTCGCCGGTAGCTTTCAGCGGATTCTGCATGTTGTTCTTAATAGCATAAAATGGATTCTGTCCTATGCTGTTGTTACGGAAGAATGCAGTTACCGTAGTCCTGTCTGTTGAGCTCCAGCTATGTTCCAATGTGCTTCTGTAGCGGAATGCATTTACCTTACGATAAGAGAAGGTCTGGAAATTGCGGTAATCTTTGCCATAGAAATGAGCGCTGTCCAATCCTCCTACCTGGTCGGTATAATAGTCGGTCAATGTAGCAGCATTGATCCATTTCGTCCGTTCATTGAGCTGGTAATCTACCCGGAATGTAAAAGCCAGTTTATGAAAATCGCTGTGGTCCATATAACCATTGCGCTGATCTGCATAATAGCCGCCGAAGGTGATACCCACTTTATTGAATGTGCTGGATGCGCTGAAATCAGTGCGTTTATATCCCCTGTCGCTGATCTCTGCCTGTATCCTGGCAGTGGGTTTCAGTGATGGCCCTGCAGTGATAAAATTCACTGCACCACCCACCGCTTCACTGCCATATAAGGAAGAGGCAGGGCCTCTCACTACTTCAATATTGCGCAATGCCGCCATATTGATCTCGATCAGTGCATTGTGATTAAAGTCGCCAATGGTACGAATAGGTATACCATCTTCCAGGTACAGAAAAAGGCTCTTATAACCGATGGGTTGCCTGATAGCCATAGTATGCTGTTCATTTCCCAGGTCGACCATATACACACCACTGACCTTGTTCAGCAATTGCTCGAGGGAAGTTGCTTTGGTATCCCTCATCTCCTGTGTTGAAATGGTGCTGATGGCTACGGGTGCATCTGTACGGGATTGTTTGTCCCTGCTGGTAGTCACTATTATTTCATTCAGGCTGGCGATGTCTGGCATCAGCGAAACAATGAAGGCTTCCTGTGTCTTAACTGCCAGCTTTTGTGACTTATAGCCCACAAAAGACACTTTGATGGAATCTTCTGCTTTATTGCCATGCATCACAAAACGGCCGGCTGCGTCTGTCTGACAACCTTTGTCTGTGTGTAACAGCTGCACGCTTACACCAGGCAATACTTCTCCTGTCTGCGCGTCAATCACGCGGCCCTGCATCTGCGCACGTGACTGTACAAAAAACAATACTCCTGTTATTATCAGTAATAAATATTTCATTGGTTCGATAGTTCAAGGCCACACCAGGGCGTACAACTGCATGACAGGCGGTGTAATATCGCTGCCGGTACAATTGCCATCACGGACAATAGTGGTCAATAAGTAAATAGATGGAATGAAGATCAATGAGACTGATCACAACAATAAGCTGCGTCTTCGCTCATATGAATGCATCACAATAAATGTGCTGTAATTATATTGTTGGCTGTACTTAAGCCTGGGGCGGGTGAAAGAAAGAGAATAAAGGAGTATGCAGTTCAGGATCCTGATAATAAACGATGAGCTTTGAGGAAGGTGCAAGCGGCGCGAAGTCAAACTCCTGCGGAGCATCTATAAAAGATACTTCATACTTTTCTTTGCCTGTGGTACCATTTTGCTGCTGCTGTTCATCCTGTTGCAGCTTTTTTCTGAGGTAACATTTACCGTTACAGTGCATGTCAGGTTTGTCCCTGTTTTCGCACAATACACGGGCTATATATGCCTGATCGATCTTATACTTCACCATAATCACAGCCTGGCTGAAGTTTTGCAACAGCAGTCCCAGGAATACGGATATGACGAATATATATCTCATTGATGCAAAAATAGGTCAAGACTTGTCCAATTTCAAATGATTTATGTCATGTTGCGGGGAGATCCTGGTAAGCAATAAAACCAAGCTCCCGGATTATTACCGATGGTCGCCTGAGCCGGATATTGCTATTTGAGCTATGCACGAATACCGTTTTGATGCCGTGGATGATGCTTCGTGCCCTGGCCTGGTAAACTGCAAAATTTCAGCACAAGGAGCGCATTAATATACTTGCATATATGTAAAGCGAAACCTGAAATCAAAATTACCTGTAAAGCCAATCCTGAAAAATGTTACTTTTTTGCCGTCCTGATACCGCTTTGATACCGCTTATATACCGCTAATGCTACGTTAATCTTACGTTCATGAACGTAAGATTAACGTAGCATTAGCGGTATATAAGCGGTATCTGTCAGGTCCTGAAATAGGTTTACACCTTAAAAAGTGTAAAACATGCAAAATTCAAACAATCAGAACAAAGGTGGACGCAAGGGACGCCTGGGACCACAGTTCCAATATGAGCAGTCGTTCATGAACAAAGTCGTAGCCGAT from Chitinophaga filiformis carries:
- a CDS encoding PKD domain-containing protein; amino-acid sequence: MYRFLILAICCTFVHVRADAYHIIGGEIYYAYLGVAGDGIYRYEIVLKLYRDADFTCGPIQGCLDHFENPVPVNIYNASGIRVTSARQLYIRETKALRDTLKNPCLAPRTQNLEVAYYRDTVELPASYGGYYITYQRCCRGEKLTNIYDSEHEGSTFYTVIPGSEKRPTNSSVYFKHDGAIVICNSLPFTFDYSAFDPDGDSLTYTLCNALTGGSTRSEGVAANPPPYNSIVNYVTPYSGTNPMGGSPQISIDNKGILRGTPNREGKFVISVCVNEYDRRTKMLLGTHQKDLLLTVFNCKTNIQAGFPSVLMNCIASPELKVTIPNYSNAGFTSSYYWDFGDGTDTTTFDKTVFDHLYPDTGIYKLKLVVNRGLSCTDSVTGFVHNYPGLKADFSVEGLCRGEPIRFNDISSYTYGKITSRRWDIGIPDAAQPTSAVSTQLNYVYQKGGTYTVTLSLLTDRSCSATVSKEVIVYEVNPFAGNDTILAKGQSLQLNASGGDFYAWSPATGLNNINIPDPVASGNQDITYLLKVSNSQGCSGHDSISVKYYAGPEVYVPTAFSPNGDGQNDRFRFIPVGITEYEYFRIFNRWGQEVFSSTDFRSGWDGTIKGTPAPVDTYIWILAGKDLTGKSILKKGTVTLVK
- a CDS encoding SDR family NAD(P)-dependent oxidoreductase, coding for MAIVLITGATSGFGEACAKKFAANGYDLIITGRRQERLTTLQEQLQQEHKIAVLPLCFDVRDQQAVNTILGNIPDKWKAVSILVNNAGLALGMSSIEDGDVSDWDTMIDTNVKGLLYVSRVVIPWLKEQGKGHIINLGSTAAKQVYAKGHVYCATKAAVDSISQGMRIDLLPYRIKVTAVHPGAAATEFSEVRFKGDKEKADSIYKGFQPLTGEDVADTIYYCATLPPHVCINDLVMTCVQQANAYYFDKE
- a CDS encoding sialidase family protein; amino-acid sequence: MAIRQWMILLAVCTVACNSRKEKMQVLSQPAQDASCPYLTTTTDGKTVISWVEAAPGADTGTLYYAVSADKGNTFSIPQRVPTANGILPHAENMPKMVFKPDGEIIAIYGVEQNDARNKYAGRVFYTRSLNGGKSWLPAQALVTDTGSYDQRYFDIALLPDGEAAAIWLDNRKDIDAEGSSLYFAVTAGHDGFKQEKALAETVCQCCRTDLYTDGDGGIHIAFRDIINDSIRDMVHMVSTDRGASFSTMNRISADNWVVRGCPHTGPAMVKNKDGMHFTWFTMGGGEGVYYCQSADNGQTYTHKQKVSSLPLAKHPQITALADDKIMLVWDEPVKVKNTFNSRVGFQLRDRAGKVLDTGLLTPDSVYACYPVIKGLDDHTVLVAYTQREGALQQVRCKLLHE
- a CDS encoding TonB-dependent receptor; its protein translation is MKYLLLIITGVLFFVQSRAQMQGRVIDAQTGEVLPGVSVQLLHTDKGCQTDAAGRFVMHGNKAEDSIKVSFVGYKSQKLAVKTQEAFIVSLMPDIASLNEIIVTTSRDKQSRTDAPVAISTISTQEMRDTKATSLEQLLNKVSGVYMVDLGNEQHTMAIRQPIGYKSLFLYLEDGIPIRTIGDFNHNALIEINMAALRNIEVVRGPASSLYGSEAVGGAVNFITAGPSLKPTARIQAEISDRGYKRTDFSASSTFNKVGITFGGYYADQRNGYMDHSDFHKLAFTFRVDYQLNERTKWINAATLTDYYTDQVGGLDSAHFYGKDYRNFQTFSYRKVNAFRYRSTLEHSWSSTDRTTVTAFFRNNSIGQNPFYAIKNNMQNPLKATGEINDDSFNSYGLIIQHKKQFPWQHASLIAGVSADYSPAAYYSEFIDITRDAAGYYTGYTKRDSLLTDYNVGLLNTAAYAQFDMELLRGVKLVAALRYDRMDYDFDNHLTPSAFTGAPDERNNFNALTPKVGLTYDFGKNRGMYANYSVGFAPPNISELYRGVKVPVLEPATYRNYEAGGWFGFANDKGYVDVGVYNMQGTNEIISVKLDDGSYENRNTGRTTHRGIEWNVRYTPIRSLWIRCSGQYAEHFFNDYVEKGVSYDHNQMSGAPKVITNTEITWKPAFLRGFRLGGEWQHVSRYYMDPQNTRYYGGYDLLNFRTGYNWKQFECWLNCRNAADVIYATTAEKTAYSTTYRPGPKRTFNIGVAYTFNGKN